ACAACTGTGATCCAGCCACCCCCTGTTGTCGTCACCTTCCCaggccccatcctcagctccttcccacaGGATTCGGCTGTGGGATCCTCTGGAGCACCCGTCCTTGGGGGCTACGGGGGCTACGGCTCCCGGGGCTACGGGGGCCTGTATGGCTTTGGGGGCTATGGCTCCCGGGGCTATGGGGGTCTGTATGGCTATGGGGGCTATGGCTCCCGGGGTTATAGGGGTCTATATGGCTATGGAGGCTACGGCTCCCTAGGCTGTGGGGGCCTGTATGGCTGTGGAGGCTCTCTTGGTTACGGGGGTCTATATGACTATGGTAGACCCTATGGTTCTGGCTATTGCAACCCTTACTCCTCCTGGTCCAACAGGTACAGCCATGGCAGCTGCGGGCCCTGCTAAACACAACAGGAAAATCCACTGAATAAAGTAcaagtaaaaaacaaaatgcagattCACCAGTGAGCAGATGAGTGACAGCTTTGTTAAAGCACTCACAAACCCTGTTCAGTGCAGTGCTTTCTGCATGCTCTGcacctctccttttttccctttgaattttTTCCTGGTATTGTCATGGGTTCAATTCCTTACTATCTTCTACTTTATCATACTTGTGACTGAATGCAGTGAGACTTTTAACAGCgtctttcaaaatgtgtttgtCTCTGACATCTTGGATACACATTCTTAATAttgcaatgtatttttgttcttttcattctcattaaaattctgttgcatcatttaaaataagtgtgttgtggttttgtgttCTCATCCATTCTGAATTTGCCAACTTTTCTGGATAAAGCTGCCTGTTGTACATACGGCTGTGATAATATTGTGCAAATCTTGCCCACATAGTGAAAATCTCCATGAGGAGCCCTTGCTAGGCCTGTTTCACCACTGAATTGCAACAACATGGTCACAACGTGCTGTCCATAGATGAACAGCAGCCTTCTCTACAAATACTTTATTAGActcctgtcgtggtttcagcccagctggtaacaaaggaccacgcggccgctcgctcactcctcccgcccccctccggtgggatggggggaagacggaggagaggaaaaaaaccaaaactggaacctcgagggttgagataaaggcagtttactggaacaacacaaagaaattgcaacaacaacaacggtactaatgaaaaagtatacaaaaagagtgatgcacagtgcaactgctcaccacccgggacccgacgctctgccacttcccccaccgaaaagaagagcccaccccccggcccgctccccctttatatactgagcatgatgtcacatggtatggaatagctccttggccagttcaggtcagctgccccggctatgccccccacctcccaggttcctgtaaaaaattaactctatcccagctgaacccaggacattatccaccccttattctataccatctacatcatgcccagatcttacattttccaatcgaccactaccacttccttgtcttatatatataagtatatggacttgcgtccgtccccgtcgtccccccccacacacacacacgcaaatggtattcctttagcgtatgggctatccctctaatgtgtccattgattttatttagtccatgactttggggctccatctgttgtaacagttcttcaggataagagagatggtgtgagatgttgggttgttgtatgctgcctctggaacttgtggctagtacatttggtgcaactcacgcccttagtctgcaggtcgaagatgttgatcttgaggaaattgctgggtgtcagttcaagttctgtcgctgttgtacttggctcagtttcaaagtccatcctgcagtcatttgggtaattcttacagtaatacccttgatatggcatatagacactatagatacaatgacatgcattggcagggtatttagcagttaggtatcatacagcccaattcactggctattctctcccaaaatcaaatctccctgaggtacacatcgaacttccccatccttctgcatcacccaccaggtgtacccaggtccctgagcaaaaacaaccccttgaatgggtttgcctctgtttgagggaggactaacccagactgtctttcctaacatactcctcatgcgcactacagggactttatccccttctacagtatgtggaagtcttggttgggcggggccagcccgattggcggatcctagtattaactaaccaggtggcttttgttaaatgtgtatcccaatgtttgaaagtcccaccccccatcgctctcaatgtagttttcagcagtccgttgtatcgttcgatttttccggaggccggtgcgtgataagggatatgatatacccactcaatgccgtgttctttggcccaggtatctacgaggttgtttcggaagtgagtcccgttgtccgactcgattctttctggggtgccgtgttgccataaaattttctcttcaaggcccaggatagtgttctgggcagtggcatgggacacagggtatgtttccagccatccagtggttgcttccaccattgtaagcacatggcacttgccttggcgtgttcgtgggagtgtgatatagtcaatctgccaggcctcccactgtttatatttcagccatcgccccccatgcgacaggggtttttgccgcttggcttgcttaattgcggcacatgtttcacattcgtggatgacctgtgcgatagtgtccatggtcaagtccagccctcgatctcgagcccatctatatgttgcatctctcccctgatggcctgaggtatcgtgggcccactgagccataaatagctcacccctacgttgccagtccaggtctacctgagacacttcaatcttggcggcctgatctgcctgctgattgttttgatgttcttcagtggcccgactcttgggtacatgagcatctacgtgacgtacttttaccactagcttctctatccgaacagcgatatcttgccacagtgcggcagcccaaatgggtttacctctgcgttgccagttgcccttcttccattgctgtagccacccccatagggcatttgccaccatccatgagtcagtatagagatagagcactggccacttttctctttcagcaatatctaatgctagctggatggctttcacctctgcaaactgactcgattcaccttctccttcagcagtttctgcaactagtcgtgtaggactccatacagcagccttccacctccgatgttttcccacgatgcgacaggacccatcagtgaacagggcatattgcctctcattttctggcagtttattatacagcggggcctcttcagcccgtgtcacctcctcctctggcaacattccaaagtctttgtcttctggccagtccgtgatcacttctaaaattcctgggcgactggggtttcctatgcgaacccgttgtgtgatcagtgcaatccacttactccacgtggcatcagtcgcgtgatgtgtagaggaaactttccctttgaacatccagcccagcactggcagtcggggtgctaagaagagctgtgtttcagtaccaaccacttctgaagcggctcgaactccttcatatgctgccaatatctctttttcagttggagtatagcgagcctcggatcctcgatatccccgactccaaaaccccaggggtcggcctcgggtctctccaggtgctttctgccaaaggctccaggtagggccattctccccagctgcagtgtagagcacatttttaacatctggtcctgtccggactggcccaagagctactgcatgaacaatctcccgcttaatttgttcaaaggcttgtcgttgctcaggcccccatttaaaatcgttcttcttccgggtaacttggtagagaggacttacaatttgactgtaatttggaatatgcattctccaaaagcccacaacacctaagaaagcctgtgtttcctttttattagtcggtgaggacatagctgctattttgttgatcacgtccgcagggatctgacgacgcccgtcttgccattttactcctaagaactggatctcctgcgcaggtcccttgaccttactttcttttatggcaaagccagccttcaaaaggatttggattattttcttccctttctcaaaaacttcttctgccgtgctgccccatatgatgatgtcatcaatatattgcaggtgctctggagcttcacctttttctagtgcagtctggatcagtccatggcaaatagtggggctgtgtttccacccctggggcagtcgattccaggtgtactggacgcccctccaagtgaaagcaaactgtggcctgcactccgctgccaaaggaatggagaaaaatgcattagcaatgtcaattgtggcataccacttagctgtctttgattccagttcatattgaagctctaacatatctggcacagcagcgctcagcggtggcgtgacttcattcagcccacgataatctactgttagtctccaatccccattagatttccgcacgggccatatgggactattaaagggtgagtgagtcttgctgatcactccttggctctccaattggcaaatcagcttatggatggggatcagggagtcgcggttggtgcgatattgctgccggtgcaccgtcgtggtagcaattggcacctgttgttcttcaaccttcagcaaccccacaaccgaagggtcttgggagagaccaggcagggtagacagctgttcaatctcctccgtctccaatgcagctataccaaaggcccaacggtacccttttgggtccttgaaatacccccttctgaggtaatctataccaaggatgcacggggcctctgggccagttgcaatggggtgtttatgccactcattcccggttagactcatttcggcttccaatacggttagctcttgggatccccctgtcacaccagagatacagatgggttctgcccctttataacttgatggcattagggtacattgtgcaccagtgtctactagagccttatattcctgtgggtctgacgtgccaggccatcgaatccacactgtccagtagactcggttgtccctctcctccacctggctggaggcagggcccctctaatcctggttagaatatctgttacccactttttgcacatgtgaatcagaagtcccttcaagaggatcagaaatgagatcggcccatctactgcgcccgggggactgctcacgggaaactggagcagcagttttccaagaagaatcttcttttctggttgctttttctcgcaactcccgtacccgtgaatccaagactgaggtaggttttccatcccacttcctcatgtcctctccatggtcacgcaggtaaaaccacaggttagcccgtcgtgtgtactttctctctcctctctcttgggcagaggaacgcttactcccaataactgcaatgcgggcctgtacaggtgaggaggaggacatatctactttgaattgctggaactctcgggacaattcctctacagctgagacacaggcccgtagggaggaagagagacttccttcatattgccggagttggacagccaattcatccaccgtttgtccatagccttctttccaggacattactgccaatgagttggcataggttggtggtgcacttcgtagaaacttccgccacatcggttgtgtgcattggacttcatctggatctgtgggtgactgcgcattttctggatcattataaatcacctccagcacggctaattccctcaggtactggatacctctctccatggtggtccacttgccttggtgacatgtaacttcatccctgaaagggtatctttcctttacacctaacagaagtcgcctccagaggctgaggacttgtgtttttctcccaatcgccttgtcgatacccccttctctagacagagatcccaactgcttggcttccttaccctctaattccacactactagccccattatcccagcatcggagcagccaggtaacaatgtgctcacctgggtggcagctaaaatcttttcgcatgtcacgcaactcactcagggatagagatcgggtaattatttcaggttctgcctcttcctcctgttctcgcgatgaccctggttcatcttcatctctcaccgagcgaactgatttctttgtgtgtttctttttctgtacaggggcgactgatactggcacaggttggttctctggtttagtggcagtatctgtcaccggggtagggttagccatggtacctgttgtcgtggtaggggcagccacggtgcatgttgtcggggttggggtagccacggtgcatgttgtcttgttttccatcttttcccccttttccccctgggggtgctgcatagtatcaagcagggtttggtagataccggccagggcccagcacagtgtagtgagttgtgtgtctctgggatagccacagcattttcctttcaaaaattctatcacttcatgagggttctgcagttgttcgggagtgaacttccaagtcactggaggtgagaagttctctagatacctgcccacatcctcccacacgccatgccacccatgaatatccagctttgggacagatctctgggtggtactcttaaagagcctctttgtagccctagacaagacctgaaacatagtcaggaggcatagcactaacagca
This genomic window from Haliaeetus albicilla chromosome 10, bHalAlb1.1, whole genome shotgun sequence contains:
- the LOC104318370 gene encoding scale keratin, with the protein product MSCYDLCSTSACGVNRPQPLADSCNEPCVRQCPDSTTVIQPPPVVVTFPGPILSSFPQDSAVGSSGAPVLGGYGGYGSRGYGGLYGFGGYGSRGYGGLYGYGGYGSRGYRGLYGYGGYGSLGCGGLYGCGGSLGYGGLYDYGRPYGSGYCNPYSSWSNRYSHGSCGPC